A window of Blautia argi genomic DNA:
AATTCTTCTGGTCATCAATCACCGGTACGAAATTCTGCCGCATAGCTTTATCCAGCAAATCCTCCATATCAGAATCTATCCGCACTGGTGTATAATCCGCCCTTCTCTTAAAAGAAGTAATCGGCACATCTTCCGCACTTTTTAAATTTAAATCTGCACGGTTTTTTAATCCCCACAATAAATCGCCTTCTGTAATTGTCCCCACATATTTTCCGTTTTCATTAATAATTGGTATACAGGAATATTTATGATACTCCATCTTTTCCAGAACCTGCCTAAGACTGAAGGTATCATAAATATAAGCTACATCTACTTTGGGGGTAAGAAAAAATAATATGTTCATGTCGTTCCTCCCCTGCTTTCCTTCTCTATTCTGCCACATTAGAAAAGGGAATTCCAGA
This region includes:
- a CDS encoding CBS domain-containing protein — its product is MNILFFLTPKVDVAYIYDTFSLRQVLEKMEYHKYSCIPIINENGKYVGTITEGDLLWGLKNRADLNLKSAEDVPITSFKRRADYTPVRIDSDMEDLLDKAMRQNFVPVIDDQKNFIGIVTRRDIMQYICSSCKKEQEKA